A section of the Atribacterota bacterium genome encodes:
- a CDS encoding ATP-binding cassette domain-containing protein produces the protein MQTVVQPILEMRGITKNFGGLRALDKVDFELRQGEVMGLVGDNGAGKTTLIKILTGVYPPDEGEIILEGKPVKFRNRQHAKSLGIEAVYQDLALVETLNAPANVYLGSEISHRVFGFSILDNNRMKRDALQLLRTKLNIVIDKPEEAVFNLSGGQKQSVAIGRAILKENIKILVMDEPTAALGPEETEKTFQLIRTLRDQGLALVVISHNLEHIFNVCDRITVLRRGKMVGVREVALSSKTEILGLIVGVEKPANEK, from the coding sequence ATGCAGACTGTAGTTCAACCTATCCTTGAGATGAGAGGGATAACAAAAAACTTTGGAGGCTTACGAGCTTTAGACAAAGTTGATTTCGAATTAAGGCAAGGAGAAGTCATGGGGTTAGTCGGTGATAACGGAGCGGGCAAAACGACTTTGATTAAAATATTAACAGGAGTATACCCCCCGGACGAAGGAGAAATTATACTAGAAGGAAAACCGGTCAAATTCCGCAACCGGCAACATGCTAAAAGTTTAGGAATTGAAGCTGTATATCAAGACCTAGCATTAGTAGAAACCCTCAACGCACCAGCTAATGTTTACCTTGGTTCCGAAATAAGCCATCGGGTATTTGGCTTTTCTATTCTTGACAATAATCGTATGAAAAGGGACGCTCTTCAACTGCTAAGAACAAAATTAAACATCGTAATCGATAAACCAGAAGAAGCGGTTTTTAACCTTTCTGGTGGTCAAAAACAATCTGTCGCCATTGGCAGGGCCATTTTGAAGGAAAATATAAAGATATTAGTGATGGATGAGCCCACTGCCGCTCTTGGTCCAGAAGAAACTGAGAAAACATTTCAACTCATTCGTACTTTACGTGACCAGGGACTTGCTTTAGTGGTGATTAGCCATAACCTCGAACATATTTTCAATGTGTGCGACCGAATTACTGTTCTCCGACGCGGAAAAATGGTGGGAGTGCGAGAAGTTGCTTTGTCAAGTAAAACTGAAATACTGGGTTTAATCGTTGGAGTGGAAAAACCCGCAAACGAAAAGTAA